One window from the genome of Methylomarinovum caldicuralii encodes:
- a CDS encoding DUF3047 domain-containing protein produces MKRPWPMLLFLSAALAEPTVDVGVFTQAAASPPPPWHVVTFAGRPPTRYRIRPWDGEMAIEAISEAGMALLARPIDVDLDKTPVLCWRWRIDTPVAGADLSRKSGDDYAARVYVAFRLPPESLDWFTRSKLALARRVFGKAVPDAALNYVWDNRHPPGTMRPNAYTERAMMIVVESGAPKAGRWVSEARNVRIDARRAFGDLPFEAVLLAVAADSDDTGGHAHAGFARLCFVARPEQCGRDDSA; encoded by the coding sequence ATGAAACGTCCCTGGCCGATGCTGCTCTTTCTGTCCGCCGCCCTGGCCGAACCTACGGTGGACGTGGGGGTCTTCACCCAGGCGGCCGCCTCGCCACCGCCGCCCTGGCACGTGGTCACCTTCGCGGGCCGGCCGCCGACGCGCTACCGCATCCGTCCCTGGGACGGGGAGATGGCCATCGAGGCGATTTCCGAGGCCGGCATGGCCCTGCTCGCCCGCCCCATCGACGTGGACCTGGACAAGACGCCGGTGCTGTGCTGGCGCTGGCGCATCGACACCCCGGTGGCCGGCGCCGACCTGAGCCGCAAGTCCGGCGACGATTACGCCGCCCGGGTCTATGTCGCCTTCCGCCTGCCCCCGGAAAGCCTGGACTGGTTCACCCGCAGCAAGCTGGCCCTGGCCCGCCGGGTGTTCGGCAAGGCGGTGCCGGATGCGGCACTCAATTACGTCTGGGACAACCGCCATCCGCCCGGCACGATGCGTCCCAACGCCTACACCGAGCGGGCGATGATGATCGTGGTGGAAAGCGGCGCCCCCAAGGCCGGGCGCTGGGTCAGCGAGGCCCGGAACGTCCGCATCGATGCCCGCCGCGCCTTCGGCGACCTGCCCTTCGAAGCGGTCCTGCTGGCGGTTGCCGCCGACAGCGACGACACCGGCGGCCACGCCCACGCCGGTTTCGCCCGCCTGTGCTTCGTGGCCCGGCCGGAACAGTGCGGCCGCGACGATTCGGCGTAA
- a CDS encoding methyltransferase domain-containing protein, whose amino-acid sequence MHEVIQDYYGRRLTQSGDLKTNACCDPEALPEWLKPLLARIHPEVLSRYYGCGLVCPPLLEGCRILDLGCGSGRDVYALAQLAGPEGEVVGVDMTEEQLQVARRHRQWHAKAFDFDNVRFLHGYIERLDRLDLEPASFDVIVSNCVINLSPDKPAVLAGVARLLKPGGEFYFSDVYADRRVPEAVRRDPVLYGECLGGALYWNDFLRLARNAGFPDARLVSDHPIEVTDPQLAAKVGNIRFFSATYRLFRIDGLEDACEDYGQAVIYRGSVPHHPDRFVLDKHHDIETGRVFPVCGNTFRMLRESRFSPHFDFIGDFSRHYGLFGGCGGDLPFDSGEERPSGDCC is encoded by the coding sequence ATGCACGAAGTCATCCAGGATTACTACGGCCGCCGGCTGACCCAGAGCGGCGATCTCAAGACCAACGCTTGCTGCGATCCCGAGGCGCTGCCCGAATGGCTCAAGCCGCTTTTGGCCCGCATCCATCCGGAAGTGCTGTCGCGCTACTACGGCTGCGGCCTGGTGTGCCCGCCGCTGCTGGAAGGCTGCCGCATTCTCGATCTGGGCTGCGGCAGCGGCCGCGACGTCTACGCCCTGGCCCAGCTGGCCGGCCCCGAGGGCGAGGTCGTGGGAGTGGACATGACCGAGGAACAACTGCAGGTGGCCCGGCGCCACCGACAATGGCACGCAAAGGCTTTCGACTTCGACAACGTCCGCTTCCTCCACGGCTATATCGAGCGCCTCGACCGGCTCGATCTGGAACCGGCGAGCTTCGACGTCATCGTCTCCAACTGCGTCATCAATCTGTCGCCGGACAAACCGGCGGTGCTGGCGGGGGTGGCGCGGCTGCTCAAGCCCGGCGGCGAGTTCTACTTTTCCGACGTCTATGCCGACCGCCGGGTGCCCGAGGCGGTCCGCCGCGACCCGGTGCTCTACGGGGAATGCCTGGGCGGGGCGCTGTACTGGAACGACTTCCTGCGCCTGGCCCGCAACGCCGGCTTTCCCGACGCCCGCCTGGTGAGCGACCACCCCATCGAGGTCACCGATCCGCAGCTGGCGGCCAAGGTGGGCAACATCCGTTTCTTCTCGGCCACCTACCGGCTGTTCCGCATCGACGGCCTCGAGGACGCCTGCGAGGACTACGGCCAGGCGGTGATTTACCGGGGAAGCGTGCCCCACCACCCCGACCGCTTTGTCCTCGACAAGCACCACGACATCGAAACCGGCCGGGTCTTTCCCGTCTGCGGCAACACCTTCCGGATGCTGCGGGAATCCCGTTTCTCCCCCCATTTCGATTTCATCGGGGATTTCTCCCGCCACTACGGCCTGTTCGGCGGCTGCGGGGGTGACCTGCCTTTCGACAGCGGGGAAGAGCGTCCCAGCGGAGACTGCTGTTGA
- a CDS encoding DUF1902 domain-containing protein, whose product MTTTLILPAWPILAPMNQPAVAYQDFTIRVTAHNGVWTAECDALGLVTEADNFESLTRRAWEIAPELAEINGYDVAPGAMRLRFEHIETAPLCG is encoded by the coding sequence ATGACAACCACTTTGATTCTGCCAGCCTGGCCTATCCTCGCGCCAATGAACCAGCCTGCTGTTGCGTACCAAGATTTCACCATCCGGGTTACGGCGCACAACGGTGTCTGGACCGCCGAGTGCGACGCCCTAGGTCTTGTGACCGAAGCCGACAATTTCGAATCGCTCACCCGGCGCGCCTGGGAGATTGCCCCGGAATTGGCCGAGATCAATGGCTACGATGTCGCCCCAGGCGCCATGCGCCTGCGCTTCGAGCATATCGAAACCGCGCCCCTCTGCGGCTGA
- a CDS encoding type II toxin-antitoxin system HicA family toxin: protein MGRGFDPQVRRLLTEHGCRFIRQGKGSHKIWESPITGKRFSVPVTVKSRFTANAILRQAGIDQKF, encoded by the coding sequence ATGGGGCGTGGTTTTGATCCGCAAGTCCGCCGACTTCTCACCGAGCACGGCTGTCGCTTCATCCGCCAGGGGAAAGGCAGCCACAAAATCTGGGAAAGCCCGATCACTGGCAAACGTTTCTCCGTCCCCGTGACGGTCAAGTCCCGCTTCACCGCCAATGCGATTCTGCGCCAGGCGGGCATCGATCAGAAGTTTTGA
- the gltX gene encoding glutamate--tRNA ligase, whose product MSVRTRFAPSPTGYLHIGGARTALFNWLYARKHGGDFILRIEDTDRERSTRESVNVILEGMAWLGLDYDEGPYYQTERFDRYREVIRQLLESGHAYYCYCTKEELEAMRAEQMARKEKPRYDGRCRERTEPREGVQPVIRFKTPREGEVVIDDLVRGRVVFRNAELDDLIIARSDGTPTYNLTVVVDDLDMGITHVIRGDDHLNNTPRQINIMRALGAEPPRYAHVPMILGEDGARLSKRHGAVSVLEYRDQGYLPEALLNYLVRLGWAHGDQEIFSVDEMIELFDIRDVNKSASTFNPSKLLWLNHHYIMHSDPLHVAHHLRWHLGHLGIDPAEGGPDPVDVVLAQRERCKTLKEMAEASAFFYRDFDTYDEKAARKHLKPEALEVLKALYQRFQALPEWAPEPLHQVVLDTAEALGLKLGKVAQPLRVALAGCAISPPIDVTLHLLGREKSLARIEKAIAWIEEKSSQQG is encoded by the coding sequence ATGAGCGTACGCACCCGTTTTGCCCCCAGCCCCACCGGTTACCTGCACATCGGCGGGGCGCGGACGGCGTTGTTCAACTGGCTGTATGCGCGCAAGCACGGCGGCGATTTCATTCTCCGCATCGAGGACACCGACCGCGAGCGCTCCACGCGCGAATCGGTCAACGTCATCCTCGAGGGGATGGCCTGGCTGGGGCTGGACTACGACGAGGGTCCGTATTATCAGACCGAGCGTTTCGACCGTTACCGCGAGGTGATCCGGCAGTTGCTCGAATCGGGCCACGCCTACTACTGCTACTGCACCAAGGAGGAGCTGGAGGCGATGCGGGCCGAGCAGATGGCGCGCAAGGAAAAGCCGCGCTACGACGGCCGTTGCCGCGAGCGCACCGAACCGCGCGAGGGGGTACAGCCGGTGATCCGCTTCAAGACCCCCAGGGAGGGGGAGGTGGTCATCGACGACCTGGTCCGCGGCCGGGTGGTGTTCCGGAACGCCGAGCTCGACGATCTCATCATCGCCCGTTCCGACGGTACCCCCACCTACAACCTGACCGTGGTGGTGGACGATCTCGACATGGGCATCACCCACGTGATCCGCGGCGACGACCACCTCAACAACACCCCGCGCCAGATCAACATCATGCGGGCCCTGGGGGCGGAGCCGCCCCGGTACGCCCACGTGCCGATGATTCTGGGGGAGGACGGGGCGCGCCTGTCCAAGCGCCACGGGGCGGTGAGCGTGCTGGAATACCGCGACCAGGGCTATCTGCCCGAAGCCCTGCTCAACTATCTGGTGCGGCTGGGATGGGCCCACGGCGACCAGGAGATCTTCTCCGTCGACGAGATGATCGAGCTGTTCGACATCCGGGACGTCAACAAATCCGCCTCCACCTTCAACCCGTCTAAGCTGTTGTGGCTCAACCACCACTACATCATGCATTCCGATCCGCTGCATGTGGCCCATCATCTGCGCTGGCACCTGGGCCACCTGGGCATCGACCCGGCCGAGGGCGGGCCCGATCCGGTGGACGTGGTGCTGGCACAGCGCGAACGCTGCAAAACCCTCAAGGAAATGGCCGAGGCCAGCGCCTTCTTCTACCGCGATTTCGACACCTACGACGAAAAGGCGGCCAGGAAACACCTCAAGCCCGAAGCCCTCGAGGTGCTGAAAGCGCTGTACCAGCGTTTCCAGGCCCTGCCGGAATGGGCGCCGGAACCGCTGCATCAGGTCGTGCTGGACACCGCCGAGGCCCTGGGCCTGAAACTGGGCAAGGTCGCCCAGCCGCTGCGGGTCGCCCTGGCCGGATGTGCGATTTCACCGCCCATCGATGTCACCCTGCATCTTCTGGGACGGGAGAAGTCCCTGGCGCGGATCGAGAAGGCGATCGCCTGGATCGAGGAAAAAAGTTCACAACAGGGCTAG
- a CDS encoding ribose-phosphate diphosphokinase, with product MDTLCLFALAGSRDLGRRIAARLGIEPACHEERRFEDGEHKLRPLQSVRGRPVVVLSSLHSDPGLNVNDKIMRLALFCGALHDASAREITLLLPYLAYARKDRRTKPRDPVSLRYLAAMLEAVGADRVATLEVHNPAAFQNAFRIVTEHLPAAALLVPHVAEPLRQAARIVVVSPDTGGYKRAQDFRQRLERNLGREIDSAFVEKLRSGGELQHGRLVGDVKGATVLIVDDLIVTGRTLIHAARTCKQAGAVQVTAVAAHGLFDASANAILADAALDRIVVSDSVPLWRLENPAVAARLETVDSSPFLAEVVRRIHAGESLNDWLGG from the coding sequence ATGGACACCCTCTGCCTGTTCGCCCTTGCCGGCTCCCGCGACCTGGGCCGACGGATCGCCGCCCGCCTGGGAATCGAACCGGCCTGCCACGAGGAACGCCGCTTCGAGGACGGCGAGCACAAGCTGCGGCCGCTGCAGAGCGTCCGCGGCCGCCCGGTCGTGGTGCTGTCGTCCCTCCATTCCGACCCCGGTCTGAACGTCAACGACAAGATCATGCGGCTGGCCCTGTTCTGCGGCGCCCTGCATGATGCCTCGGCCCGGGAGATCACCCTGCTGCTGCCCTATCTGGCCTACGCCCGCAAGGACCGCCGCACCAAACCCCGGGACCCGGTGAGCCTGCGCTATCTGGCCGCCATGCTGGAGGCGGTCGGTGCCGACCGGGTCGCCACCCTCGAGGTCCACAACCCGGCCGCCTTCCAGAATGCGTTCCGCATCGTCACCGAACACCTGCCGGCCGCCGCCCTGCTTGTCCCCCATGTGGCCGAACCACTGCGGCAGGCGGCCCGCATCGTGGTGGTTTCCCCCGACACCGGCGGTTACAAGCGGGCCCAGGATTTCCGCCAACGGCTGGAACGGAACCTGGGACGGGAGATCGACAGCGCCTTCGTGGAGAAGCTGCGCAGCGGCGGCGAGCTGCAACACGGCCGGCTGGTGGGAGACGTGAAGGGCGCCACGGTGCTGATCGTGGACGACCTGATCGTCACCGGCCGCACCCTGATCCATGCCGCCCGCACCTGCAAACAGGCCGGCGCTGTCCAGGTGACCGCGGTGGCCGCCCACGGCCTGTTCGACGCCAGCGCCAACGCCATCCTGGCCGATGCCGCCCTCGACCGGATCGTGGTCAGCGACAGCGTCCCCCTATGGCGGCTCGAAAATCCTGCCGTGGCCGCCAGGCTGGAAACCGTCGATTCCAGCCCTTTCCTCGCCGAAGTGGTGCGGCGCATCCATGCGGGCGAATCGCTCAACGACTGGCTGGGCGGGTGA
- the rpiA gene encoding ribose-5-phosphate isomerase RpiA — MSDKNLVARQAARQIESGMLVGLGTGSTADLFIEALARRHREEGLQITTVSSSPVSAVKAEQLGLPQIAVEQVVRLDVYVDGADEVAPDLTLLKGRGQDLVREKLLARAAERFWVLIDASKEVGRIGARFPIPVEVWPFAWRAVRGLIGELGGTAELRLNQAGVAVTSAGGMVLDCRFSDEPTPEVLDALLSEMPGVMEHGIFHQLATTVLVAADGQVCERHAT, encoded by the coding sequence ATGTCCGACAAGAACCTGGTCGCCCGGCAGGCGGCCCGTCAGATCGAAAGCGGCATGCTGGTCGGACTCGGCACCGGCTCGACCGCCGACCTGTTCATCGAGGCCCTGGCCCGGCGGCACCGCGAGGAGGGGCTGCAGATCACCACCGTGTCCAGCTCCCCGGTCAGCGCCGTCAAGGCCGAGCAGCTGGGCCTGCCACAGATCGCCGTCGAGCAGGTCGTCCGGCTGGACGTGTACGTGGACGGGGCCGACGAGGTCGCCCCGGATCTCACCCTGTTGAAGGGCCGGGGCCAGGACCTGGTCAGGGAAAAACTGCTGGCCCGCGCCGCCGAACGCTTCTGGGTGCTGATCGACGCATCCAAGGAGGTGGGGCGGATCGGGGCGCGTTTCCCCATCCCGGTGGAGGTCTGGCCCTTCGCCTGGCGCGCGGTCCGGGGGCTGATCGGTGAACTGGGCGGGACGGCGGAGCTGCGCCTCAATCAGGCCGGAGTCGCCGTCACCTCCGCCGGAGGCATGGTGCTCGACTGCCGCTTCAGTGACGAACCGACGCCCGAGGTCCTCGACGCCCTGCTCAGCGAAATGCCTGGAGTGATGGAACACGGCATCTTTCACCAGCTCGCCACCACCGTCCTGGTCGCCGCCGACGGCCAGGTGTGCGAACGCCACGCAACTTAA
- a CDS encoding peroxiredoxin, whose amino-acid sequence MELQVNQPAPDFTVPNQNGEPVSLADFRGKKTVVLYFYPKDDTPGCTIEANEFTQLADEFANHDAVVLGVSKDPCDMHRAFIAKYGLKVDLLADTDGTLCEKYGVWREKVKEGVRKMAILRSTFIIDKNGNLAYVEYGVNPEGHAQAMLEKVKELNA is encoded by the coding sequence ATGGAACTGCAAGTCAATCAACCCGCTCCCGATTTCACCGTCCCCAATCAGAACGGCGAGCCGGTCAGCCTCGCCGACTTCCGCGGCAAGAAAACCGTGGTGCTCTACTTCTATCCCAAGGACGACACCCCCGGTTGCACCATCGAAGCCAACGAGTTCACCCAGCTGGCGGACGAATTCGCCAACCACGACGCGGTCGTCCTGGGGGTCAGCAAGGATCCCTGCGACATGCACCGGGCCTTCATCGCCAAGTACGGCCTCAAGGTGGACCTGCTCGCCGACACCGACGGCACCCTGTGCGAAAAATACGGCGTCTGGCGGGAGAAGGTGAAGGAGGGGGTCAGGAAGATGGCCATTCTCCGCTCCACCTTCATCATCGACAAGAACGGCAACCTCGCCTACGTGGAATATGGCGTCAATCCGGAAGGCCACGCCCAGGCGATGCTGGAGAAGGTCAAGGAACTGAACGCCTAA
- a CDS encoding bis(5'-nucleosyl)-tetraphosphatase, with product MERNRHPQARHLSAGVVVVRFIDGRPHYLLLRAYRYWDFPKGMVEPGEEPLQAAVREVAEETGLTGLRFRWGKVYCETPPYGKGKVARYYLAEAPEGKVTLPVSPELGFPEHQEFRWLPYGEARKLLVPRLQAVLDWAHVIVSGPTGR from the coding sequence ATGGAACGGAATCGGCATCCGCAAGCCAGGCACCTGTCGGCCGGGGTGGTTGTGGTGAGGTTCATCGACGGCCGGCCCCATTACCTCCTGCTGCGGGCCTACCGCTACTGGGATTTCCCCAAGGGCATGGTGGAGCCTGGGGAGGAGCCGCTGCAGGCGGCGGTCCGCGAGGTGGCCGAGGAGACGGGGTTGACCGGCCTGCGTTTCCGGTGGGGGAAAGTTTATTGCGAAACCCCGCCCTACGGCAAGGGCAAGGTGGCCCGTTATTACCTGGCGGAAGCCCCGGAGGGGAAGGTGACCCTGCCGGTCAGTCCGGAGCTGGGCTTTCCCGAGCATCAGGAATTCCGCTGGCTGCCCTACGGGGAGGCGCGCAAACTGCTGGTGCCGCGGCTGCAGGCGGTGCTTGACTGGGCCCATGTCATCGTCAGCGGCCCGACAGGCCGGTGA
- a CDS encoding DEAD/DEAH box helicase — MNSARRSASSCPPIHQDPRYHYVRDFHFRILRDLPEAVLSAVRQAGYESPTPIQAATIPHVLEGRDVIAQAQTGTGKTAAFALPLLARIDIGDARPQVLVLTPTRELALQVAEAFQTYAANLPELHVLPIYGGQEYGRQLRALRRGVHVVVGTPGRIMDHMRRGTLDLSALHTLVLDEADEMLRMGFVDDVDWILEKTPAERQVALFSATMPAPIRRIAQRHLRDPEEIKIQVKVTTADTVRQRYCLLRPHAKLDALTRILEAEDFEAVILFVRTKTATVELAEKLAARGYAVAPLNGDIPQNQRQRTVEQLKSGWLDIIVATDVAARGLDVQRITHVINYDVPLDTESYVHRIGRTGRAGRSGDAILFVTPREKRLLLAIERATRKKIEPMELPTAETINSQRLAKFQQRISDTLANQDVGFFRELLQQYEQEHNVPALDIAAALATLLQGDEPLLLDEKALRAEPNRERRPANGERMTLRRRSRREAVEMASYRIEVGRNHGVRPGNIMGAIANEAGLDSRFIGRINIHDDFSTVDLPDGMPREVLRTLKKVWVAGRPLNISKA; from the coding sequence ATGAATTCAGCGCGGCGCAGTGCATCGAGCTGCCCGCCCATTCATCAAGACCCAAGGTATCATTATGTCCGAGATTTCCACTTTCGCATCCTTCGAGATCTGCCTGAAGCCGTCCTTTCCGCGGTACGCCAGGCCGGTTACGAATCCCCCACGCCGATCCAGGCCGCCACCATCCCCCACGTGCTCGAAGGCCGCGACGTCATCGCCCAGGCCCAGACCGGCACCGGCAAGACCGCCGCCTTCGCCCTGCCGCTTTTGGCCCGCATCGACATCGGCGACGCCCGCCCACAGGTGCTGGTGCTGACGCCGACCCGCGAGCTGGCCCTGCAGGTGGCTGAAGCCTTCCAGACCTACGCCGCCAATCTTCCGGAGCTGCACGTGCTGCCGATCTATGGCGGTCAGGAATACGGCCGCCAGCTGCGCGCCCTGCGCCGCGGCGTTCACGTGGTGGTCGGCACCCCGGGGCGGATCATGGACCACATGCGCCGCGGCACCCTCGATCTGTCCGCCCTCCACACCCTGGTGCTGGACGAGGCCGACGAAATGCTGCGCATGGGCTTCGTCGACGACGTGGACTGGATTCTCGAAAAGACCCCGGCCGAGCGCCAGGTGGCGCTGTTTTCCGCCACCATGCCGGCGCCGATCCGCCGCATCGCCCAGCGTCACCTGCGCGATCCGGAGGAAATCAAGATCCAGGTCAAGGTCACTACCGCCGACACCGTGCGCCAGCGCTACTGTCTGCTCCGCCCCCATGCCAAGCTCGACGCCCTGACCCGGATCCTCGAAGCCGAGGATTTCGAAGCCGTGATCCTGTTCGTGCGCACCAAGACCGCCACGGTGGAACTGGCGGAGAAACTGGCCGCCCGCGGCTACGCCGTCGCCCCCCTCAACGGGGATATCCCCCAGAACCAGCGCCAGCGCACCGTCGAGCAGCTCAAAAGCGGCTGGCTCGACATCATCGTCGCCACCGACGTGGCCGCCCGCGGCCTGGACGTGCAGCGCATCACCCACGTGATCAACTACGACGTCCCCCTCGACACCGAGTCCTACGTCCACCGCATCGGCCGCACCGGCCGCGCCGGACGCAGCGGGGACGCTATCCTGTTCGTCACCCCGCGGGAAAAGCGCCTGCTGCTGGCCATCGAACGGGCGACCCGGAAAAAGATCGAGCCCATGGAGCTTCCCACCGCGGAAACCATCAACAGCCAGCGCCTAGCCAAATTCCAGCAGCGCATCAGCGACACCCTGGCCAACCAGGACGTCGGTTTCTTCCGGGAACTGCTGCAGCAATACGAACAGGAGCACAACGTCCCCGCCCTCGACATCGCCGCCGCGCTGGCGACCCTGCTGCAGGGGGACGAGCCGCTGCTGCTGGACGAAAAGGCGCTGCGGGCCGAGCCGAATCGGGAACGCCGGCCGGCGAATGGGGAGCGCATGACCCTCAGGCGCCGCAGCCGCAGGGAGGCGGTGGAAATGGCCAGTTACCGGATTGAGGTGGGCCGTAACCACGGCGTCCGTCCCGGCAACATCATGGGCGCGATCGCCAACGAGGCCGGCCTGGACAGCCGCTTCATCGGCCGCATCAACATCCACGACGATTTCAGCACCGTGGACCTTCCCGACGGCATGCCGCGGGAAGTGCTGCGAACCCTGAAGAAAGTGTGGGTCGCCGGCCGCCCGCTGAACATTTCCAAAGCCTAG